A stretch of Mucilaginibacter terrae DNA encodes these proteins:
- a CDS encoding ferritin, which produces MKDIMRIKSLVSADIETLLNQQIKKEAHSSAMYLAMASWCNQNGFDYSSDYFFKQSEEERMHQLKLFKYVLDMGGRAVSPDVSGLKQDYTSLREVFEDALEAEIAITQSFKNIAATCMKEQDFVTFEFLNWFMKEQREEEYKARRALELFEVIGEEGTGLWEIDKHVNKIKYDSETAGA; this is translated from the coding sequence ATGAAAGATATAATGCGTATAAAGAGTTTGGTATCTGCTGATATTGAAACCCTTTTAAACCAGCAAATAAAGAAAGAAGCTCATTCATCAGCAATGTACCTGGCCATGGCTTCATGGTGTAATCAAAATGGTTTCGATTATTCATCTGACTACTTTTTTAAACAGTCGGAAGAAGAGCGTATGCACCAGTTGAAATTATTTAAATATGTTTTAGATATGGGTGGCCGTGCGGTATCACCTGATGTAAGCGGTCTTAAACAAGATTATACCAGCCTGCGCGAAGTATTTGAAGACGCTTTGGAAGCCGAGATTGCCATCACCCAATCATTCAAAAATATTGCAGCTACCTGCATGAAAGAGCAGGACTTTGTTACTTTCGAATTTTTGAACTGGTTTATGAAAGAGCAACGCGAAGAAGAATACAAAGCCCGCCGTGCGCTGGAACTATTCGAAGTTATTGGCGAAGAAGGTACCGGTCTTTGGGAAATTGACAAGCATGTTAATAAAATTAAATACGACAGCGAAACTGCCGGGGCATAA
- a CDS encoding GNAT family N-acetyltransferase, with amino-acid sequence MNTALHNPAFNALTTGNSHLAKGTGEVRYFDPEVSPIVGLARHDGNLLNSLHEQIADDSPRVVFTPEEIHIPSSWKLLRFISGYQMVHNNPVAAANNGSAATLPLTHEHIPQMLELTKLTAPGPFDSRTIEFGYYEGVFDGNKVVAMAGQRMNPGQYTEISAVCTHPDYLGRGYARQLLLSQVNRMNAAGNIPFLHVRDDNERAINVYKSLGFEISSVMNFYFIKKA; translated from the coding sequence ATGAATACTGCTTTACACAACCCGGCCTTTAATGCCTTAACCACCGGCAACAGTCATTTAGCTAAAGGTACCGGCGAGGTCAGATATTTCGACCCAGAAGTATCGCCCATAGTAGGTTTGGCAAGGCATGATGGCAATCTGCTGAATAGTTTGCATGAACAAATAGCAGATGATAGTCCGCGCGTGGTATTTACTCCTGAGGAGATACACATTCCGTCAAGCTGGAAACTGCTAAGATTTATAAGCGGCTACCAAATGGTACATAACAACCCGGTTGCTGCTGCAAATAATGGTAGTGCGGCCACTTTGCCTTTAACCCATGAGCATATTCCGCAAATGCTGGAACTTACCAAACTAACGGCTCCCGGTCCGTTTGATAGCCGTACCATTGAGTTTGGTTATTATGAGGGTGTATTTGACGGCAATAAAGTAGTAGCCATGGCCGGCCAGCGCATGAACCCCGGCCAGTACACCGAAATAAGCGCCGTATGCACTCACCCCGATTATTTGGGACGGGGATACGCCCGTCAATTGCTGCTGAGTCAGGTTAACCGCATGAATGCCGCCGGAAACATTCCTTTTTTGCACGTGCGTGATGATAACGAGCGGGCCATCAATGTTTATAAAAGCCTGGGTTTTGAAATAAGCTCGGTGATGAATTTTTATTTTATAAAGAAGGCATAA
- a CDS encoding asparagine synthetase B, with amino-acid sequence MKLYLPYVLALACLLHPVLGKAASLLIPMDITQKDHLKSYGIAFWVLKHDGEVDWLLNYRGGSFMLKYDRDTEAECKIRGVSYEVLPDVKANVLLAEIADPSVNMEVMKLQKAPRIAVYSPQDKGGLEDAVVLVLNYAEIPFSYIYDEAVLKGDLDKYDWLHLHHEDFTGQYSKMLGGFRNQEWNAQNKLKQEALARKMGFKKVSKMKLAVAQHIRDYCSGGGFLFAMCSGADSFDIALAAASTDICPAQYDGDGVDPDAQSKLDFRQTFAFQNFMVNTMGRSRRFSDIDVSDTRGIPQSSDFFTLFDFSAKWDFVPSMLTQNHDRVIKGFKGLATAFDKTKLKPGVTILGELKTANEARYIHGEYGKGQWTFYGGHDPEDYQHSTTEPPTDLALHPNSPGYRLILNNVLFPAAKKKKQKT; translated from the coding sequence ATGAAACTATACTTACCATACGTTTTAGCGCTCGCCTGTTTGCTGCATCCTGTGTTGGGCAAAGCGGCCTCGTTGCTTATCCCTATGGATATTACGCAAAAAGATCATCTTAAATCATACGGCATTGCTTTTTGGGTGCTTAAACATGATGGCGAGGTAGATTGGCTGCTGAACTACAGGGGTGGCAGCTTTATGCTGAAGTATGATAGGGATACCGAGGCCGAATGCAAAATACGCGGCGTAAGCTACGAGGTGCTGCCCGATGTCAAAGCCAATGTGCTACTCGCCGAAATTGCCGATCCATCAGTTAACATGGAGGTGATGAAATTGCAAAAAGCGCCCCGCATTGCCGTTTACTCGCCGCAGGATAAGGGCGGTTTAGAGGATGCCGTGGTGCTGGTACTCAACTATGCCGAAATTCCATTTAGTTATATTTACGATGAAGCTGTACTCAAGGGCGACCTGGATAAATACGACTGGCTGCACCTGCACCACGAAGATTTTACCGGCCAGTACAGCAAAATGCTCGGTGGTTTTCGTAACCAGGAATGGAACGCGCAGAACAAGTTGAAGCAGGAAGCGCTGGCCCGTAAAATGGGATTTAAAAAAGTATCGAAAATGAAACTGGCCGTGGCACAGCACATACGCGATTATTGCTCTGGCGGGGGCTTTTTGTTTGCCATGTGCTCCGGGGCCGATAGTTTTGACATAGCCCTGGCAGCCGCCAGCACCGATATTTGCCCCGCCCAATACGATGGCGATGGAGTAGACCCTGATGCACAGTCCAAACTCGATTTCAGGCAGACATTTGCCTTCCAGAATTTCATGGTAAATACGATGGGGCGCTCGCGGCGGTTCAGCGACATTGATGTGTCGGACACGCGTGGCATTCCGCAATCATCAGACTTTTTTACGCTGTTCGATTTTTCGGCCAAGTGGGATTTTGTGCCCAGCATGCTCACCCAAAACCACGACCGTGTTATTAAAGGCTTTAAAGGACTGGCAACTGCTTTCGATAAAACTAAACTTAAACCCGGTGTAACCATACTGGGCGAACTCAAAACCGCTAATGAAGCCCGCTACATACACGGCGAATACGGCAAAGGCCAATGGACCTTTTACGGCGGCCACGACCCCGAAGACTATCAGCACTCCACCACCGAACCACCAACCGACCTGGCCCTGCACCCAAACTCACCGGGGTATAGGTTGATCTTGAATAATGTGCTGTTCCCGGCGGCTAAGAAAAAGAAGCAGAAGACTTAA
- a CDS encoding sulfate adenylyltransferase subunit 1: MEILKFITAGSVDDGKSTLIGRLLYDTDAILADQLEALHRSNRKNDDGTIDLAILTDGLKAEREQGITIDVAYKYFQTEKRKFIIADAPGHIQYTRNMVTGASNSNLAIILIDARKGVVEQTNRHSFLVSLLALPQVVVCVNKMDMVDYDEATFNQIVGQYKVLASKLNLQNVTYIPVSALKGDNIVNQSANMTWYNGKNLLEHLETAEIPVDDSAAHARFPVQWVVRPQTEELHDYRGYAGRISSGNFKVNDKVTVLPSGFSSTITKIELLDKEFDEAVAGQSVTIHLQDEIDISRGDVLVNSSAKPEVSQLIEADLCWMDTRALDTSLTYLIQHNSKVTRCRIQEVLYKFNINTLDKVYEEEFKLNDIGRIIIKTADALAFDVYQNNKANGGAIIIDSRTNVTVGALMLRAAVE, encoded by the coding sequence ATGGAGATATTAAAGTTTATAACCGCAGGTAGTGTTGATGATGGTAAAAGCACCCTCATTGGTCGCCTGTTATATGATACTGATGCTATTTTGGCCGACCAGCTGGAGGCTCTGCATCGTTCTAACCGTAAAAATGACGACGGCACCATTGATCTTGCCATCTTAACCGACGGCCTCAAAGCCGAGCGCGAGCAGGGCATTACTATTGATGTAGCCTACAAATACTTTCAAACCGAAAAACGTAAGTTCATCATAGCCGATGCTCCGGGGCATATTCAGTATACCCGTAACATGGTTACTGGTGCATCTAACTCAAACCTGGCTATTATCCTCATTGATGCCCGTAAAGGTGTTGTGGAGCAAACCAACAGACATTCGTTCCTGGTATCGTTATTGGCACTTCCGCAGGTAGTGGTTTGTGTGAATAAGATGGATATGGTTGACTATGACGAGGCTACTTTTAACCAGATTGTTGGTCAGTATAAAGTGCTGGCATCTAAACTCAACCTGCAAAATGTAACCTATATTCCGGTAAGTGCTTTGAAAGGTGATAACATTGTAAATCAATCGGCTAATATGACCTGGTACAATGGCAAAAACTTGTTGGAGCACCTCGAAACGGCCGAAATTCCGGTAGATGACAGCGCGGCTCACGCCCGTTTCCCGGTGCAGTGGGTGGTGAGGCCACAAACCGAAGAACTGCACGATTACCGTGGTTACGCCGGTCGTATATCGAGCGGAAACTTTAAGGTGAATGATAAGGTTACAGTGTTGCCATCAGGCTTCAGCTCAACCATCACTAAAATAGAATTACTTGACAAGGAATTTGACGAAGCCGTTGCAGGACAATCGGTTACTATACATTTACAAGACGAAATTGATATTAGTCGTGGCGATGTGCTGGTAAATAGTTCGGCTAAACCCGAGGTATCTCAATTAATTGAAGCCGACCTGTGCTGGATGGATACCCGTGCGTTAGACACCTCGCTTACCTACCTTATTCAGCATAATAGCAAGGTTACCCGCTGCCGTATACAGGAGGTGTTGTATAAGTTCAATATCAACACGTTAGATAAGGTTTACGAGGAAGAATTTAAACTGAACGATATAGGCCGTATCATCATCAAAACGGCCGATGCGCTGGCTTTTGACGTTTACCAAAACAACAAAGCCAACGGCGGGGCTATTATTATTGATAGCCGCACCAATGTTACCGTAGGCGCACTCATGCTGCGCGCAGCGGTTGAATAA
- the cysD gene encoding sulfate adenylyltransferase subunit CysD, protein MSKHNLDYLDELEAEAIHILREVAGQFEKPALLFSGGKDSITLVRLAEKAFRPGKFPFPLVHIDTGHNFPETIQYRDEMVARLGEKLIVGHVQDSIDQGKAIEQKGKNASRNALQTVTLLDTIAHHQFDACIGGARRDEEKARAKERIFSVRDEFGQWDPKRQRPELWNIYNGKIHKGENVRVFPISNWTELDVWNYIRRENIALPTIYFAHERDCITRNGQLMAAAEFLNMDEEDVITRRNVRFRTVGDMTCTAAVESDAYLIDDIIDEISASKISERGARMDDKVSEAAMEDRKKGGYF, encoded by the coding sequence ATGAGTAAACATAACCTGGATTACCTGGACGAACTGGAAGCAGAAGCCATACATATTTTGCGCGAGGTTGCCGGTCAGTTCGAAAAACCTGCCCTGCTATTTTCGGGTGGTAAGGATTCTATAACACTTGTGCGTTTGGCCGAAAAGGCTTTCCGTCCGGGTAAATTTCCGTTCCCGCTGGTACATATTGATACCGGCCATAATTTCCCCGAAACCATTCAGTACCGCGATGAAATGGTAGCACGTTTGGGCGAAAAATTAATTGTTGGCCATGTGCAGGATTCTATTGACCAGGGCAAGGCCATTGAGCAAAAAGGTAAAAATGCCAGCCGTAATGCCCTGCAAACCGTTACTTTGTTAGATACCATTGCCCATCACCAGTTTGATGCCTGTATAGGCGGTGCCCGCAGGGATGAGGAAAAGGCCCGCGCCAAAGAACGCATATTTTCGGTGCGTGATGAGTTTGGCCAATGGGACCCAAAACGCCAGCGCCCCGAGCTTTGGAACATCTACAACGGTAAAATTCACAAAGGCGAAAACGTACGCGTATTCCCCATAAGTAACTGGACCGAACTTGACGTGTGGAACTACATCCGCCGTGAAAACATTGCCCTGCCGACGATCTACTTCGCGCACGAGCGCGATTGTATTACCCGCAACGGCCAATTAATGGCAGCCGCCGAGTTCCTGAATATGGACGAGGAAGATGTAATTACCCGGCGCAACGTGCGTTTTCGTACCGTGGGCGATATGACCTGTACTGCTGCAGTAGAATCGGATGCTTACCTGATCGACGATATTATTGATGAAATAAGCGCCTCCAAAATAAGTGAACGCGGTGCCCGCATGGACGACAAGGTATCGGAAGCGGCTATGGAAGACCGTAAGAAGGGTGGGTATTTTTAA
- a CDS encoding TSUP family transporter yields MSSLARNNDIAPLAATETGRGNQLFPVFLKLNHLHTVLIGAGNVGLEKLTALLNNSPLAKVTIVAETVLPELIDFASKYPQVTINQKSFEADDLNEAQVVVAATADNVLNEQIRKAAHERKLLINVADKPEFCDFYLGSIVKKGDLKVAISTNGKSPTVAKRLKEVLNEALPAELDTTLQQMSALRNTLSGDFTSKVIALNKATASLVESKPVKKKNFKWLIWLTIVVSLGIAVTALWFNEPGFQAYVAGIDHVFYYFLAAGFVFAMVDGAIGMSYGVTSTAFSLSMGISPASASMAVHLSEIMSNGIAGWMHYRMGNVNWKLFKLLIIPGILGALTGAYLVSSLEHYSMYTKPLVSVYTLILGSVILSKAFKAGKRKAGDKKIKRISLLGLGGGFIDAVGGGGWGSIVLSSLIAGGRHPRFSLGTVKLTRFFIAMIGSLTFLIMLNSAPWSAISGLIIGSALAAPIAARISNRISVKVIMVAVGIIVILVSLRSIYGFASKVL; encoded by the coding sequence ATGAGCTCGTTGGCCAGGAATAACGATATAGCCCCTTTGGCAGCTACAGAAACCGGGCGGGGCAACCAGCTTTTTCCCGTTTTTTTGAAGCTGAACCATTTGCACACCGTGCTTATTGGCGCAGGTAATGTAGGTTTAGAAAAGCTGACGGCCTTGCTCAATAATAGTCCGTTGGCTAAGGTAACCATTGTGGCCGAAACGGTATTGCCCGAACTTATTGATTTTGCATCGAAATATCCGCAGGTAACCATCAACCAAAAAAGTTTTGAGGCCGATGATTTGAATGAGGCGCAAGTAGTGGTTGCTGCCACAGCTGATAATGTGTTGAACGAGCAAATTCGCAAGGCCGCGCATGAACGCAAACTACTCATTAACGTGGCCGATAAGCCCGAATTTTGCGATTTCTACTTAGGTTCCATCGTTAAAAAAGGCGATTTAAAAGTGGCTATATCAACTAACGGCAAATCGCCTACGGTAGCTAAACGCCTTAAAGAGGTTTTGAACGAAGCCCTGCCTGCCGAACTTGATACTACGCTACAGCAAATGAGCGCTTTACGTAACACGCTCAGTGGCGATTTTACCAGCAAGGTAATTGCGCTTAACAAAGCTACTGCCTCATTGGTTGAATCTAAGCCAGTTAAAAAGAAAAACTTTAAATGGCTCATATGGCTTACCATCGTGGTATCATTAGGTATTGCCGTAACTGCACTTTGGTTTAACGAGCCCGGGTTTCAAGCTTATGTAGCGGGCATTGACCATGTGTTTTATTATTTCCTGGCAGCAGGTTTTGTGTTTGCTATGGTTGATGGAGCCATCGGTATGTCGTATGGGGTAACCTCTACAGCATTCTCATTATCTATGGGCATAAGTCCGGCATCGGCAAGTATGGCGGTGCATTTATCGGAAATTATGAGCAACGGCATTGCCGGCTGGATGCACTACCGCATGGGCAACGTAAACTGGAAGTTGTTTAAGCTACTCATCATTCCGGGCATATTAGGCGCTTTAACGGGTGCCTATCTGGTGTCGTCGTTAGAGCATTACAGCATGTATACCAAGCCTCTGGTGTCGGTATACACGTTAATACTTGGTTCGGTAATTTTATCCAAAGCATTCAAGGCCGGTAAACGTAAAGCCGGCGATAAGAAGATTAAACGCATATCACTACTGGGCTTAGGCGGTGGTTTTATTGATGCCGTTGGCGGTGGCGGCTGGGGCTCTATCGTGCTTTCATCGTTAATTGCAGGTGGCCGTCACCCACGTTTTTCATTAGGAACCGTTAAATTAACTCGTTTTTTTATAGCGATGATAGGGTCACTAACGTTCCTTATCATGCTTAATAGTGCGCCATGGAGTGCTATTTCCGGGTTAATAATTGGCAGCGCGCTGGCGGCACCTATCGCGGCTCGTATATCAAACCGTATATCGGTTAAGGTAATTATGGTGGCCGTAGGCATTATTGTTATATTGGTAAGTCTTAGAAGTATCTATGGCTTCGCTTCAAAAGTTTTGTAG
- the cobA gene encoding uroporphyrinogen-III C-methyltransferase: protein MIITTTENKQAVKEPKITLVGAGPGDAELITIKGMKALQTADVVLYDALANEELLSFAPETAHKVYVGKRSGDHSYSQDAVNKLMIDYAINYGHVVRLKGGDPFVFGRGYEELDFAASYSIPTVVIPGISSSIGVPGLQQIPVTHRGLSESFWVVTATTANQEISKDLYDAAHSKATVIVLMGLHKLAEIAEIFKAEGKQRLPVALIQSGSTANEKVVIGIVDTIVELAEENKVKAPAMMVFGDVVSLHPKFQPIREFYELVGQE, encoded by the coding sequence ATGATTATTACTACCACCGAAAATAAACAAGCTGTAAAAGAACCTAAGATCACTTTAGTTGGTGCTGGCCCGGGTGATGCCGAACTGATTACCATTAAAGGTATGAAAGCCTTGCAAACTGCCGATGTGGTTTTGTACGATGCTTTGGCAAACGAAGAACTGTTGAGCTTTGCTCCTGAAACTGCACATAAGGTATATGTAGGTAAGCGTTCGGGCGATCATTCATACTCACAGGATGCGGTTAATAAACTGATGATAGATTATGCCATTAACTACGGCCACGTGGTACGCTTGAAAGGCGGCGATCCGTTTGTGTTTGGCCGTGGTTATGAGGAGTTGGATTTTGCCGCTTCTTATAGTATTCCAACCGTGGTTATTCCGGGCATATCAAGTTCAATTGGCGTACCCGGCTTGCAGCAAATACCGGTAACCCACCGCGGTTTGAGCGAAAGTTTTTGGGTAGTAACGGCAACTACTGCTAACCAGGAAATATCAAAAGACCTGTACGATGCTGCTCATAGCAAGGCCACCGTAATAGTTTTAATGGGCTTACACAAACTGGCCGAAATTGCCGAGATATTTAAAGCAGAAGGCAAGCAACGCTTACCGGTAGCTTTAATTCAAAGTGGTTCCACCGCTAATGAAAAAGTGGTGATAGGCATTGTAGATACCATTGTTGAACTGGCAGAAGAAAATAAAGTTAAGGCTCCGGCTATGATGGTATTTGGCGATGTGGTTTCCCTGCATCCAAAGTTTCAACCTATTCGCGAATTTTATGAGCTCGTTGGCCAGGAATAA